The Geovibrio ferrireducens genome contains the following window.
CAGAGATAAAAACCGCGTTGTGGTGCTGAGAAACAATAATCCAGAGATGATTGTACTCCCTGTACAGGAATACGAACTTATGAAGTCTGTCATGGATTTGGCAGAACATGTTGAAATAGCTCAGCTTATTGAGGAAAGAAAAAATTCGGAAAAGGTTCCTTTGGACGAGGCACTGAAAAGACTGGGCTTAGAAGATGAGTAGCACGTACAATGTTTCTCTTTCTGAAAAAGCTGTTGAGGATATAGGGAGGCTTGACGGCAGCATAAAGAAACTGGTGGCTAAACAGCTTCAGGCTCTTCGGAGCAATCCTTTCAAAGGCGAATCACTGGGAAGCAAGGCAGGAATTGATCTGAACGGCTGTTATAAGCTCTATGTCCATAAAAAGCAGGTCAGAATCGTCTATCAGGTAATAGATGATGAGCTTCTGGTGTTTGTTGTCGGCATCGGGAAGAGAGAAAATTTAGAAGTATATAAAGAAATATTTAAAAGACTGCAAAGCGGACAGAGTTAGAACTGTCTGTCGGCTCTATGTCTCAATAACTTTATCTTTGCTCCCCAATTCCCCAGCCTCAATTGACAATTATTCATAAACGGTGTATTTTTTAACCATATACAAGATTTACGCCGTCCGAATTTTTCTGTCGGTGCAGTTCATTGCCGAGGCCGCTGTGTTTAAACGATTCCTGCTGTTGATCCTCCTTCTGTCCGTCTGCTCCCCTGCTTTTGCCTTGGAATTTACCTCTGCGGAAGTGGAGTACATAAAAAACAACCCCGAAGTGCGTCTTTGTGTTGATCCTGACTGGGTTCCTTTCGAGCGGATAAACGAGGAAGGGAAACATGAGGGCATAGCGGCGGATCTCCTTGCGCTTATAAGCAGCCGAACAGGCATAAAGTTTGTCCTTGTCCCCACGAAAGACTGGGATGAGAGCCTTGCCCTCTCAAAAAGCGGCGGATGCGATGCGCTCAGCTTTCTGAACAGCACCCCCCAGCGGGAAGAGTGGCTGATTTTCACCGAGCCTCATTTCACAGATTCCAACGTATTCATAACCCGCGAGGAGCACTCCTTCATAGCAGACCCTGCCGATCTGCCTGATGAAACCATAGTTTTCCCGAAGGGAACAGCGATGGAGGAGCTTATCCGCAGGGATTACCCCAACCTGAAAATAATCATCACCGATTCCGAGATAGGCGCCTTCAACATGGTTTCCGACCGCAAGGCGGA
Protein-coding sequences here:
- a CDS encoding type II toxin-antitoxin system RelE family toxin, whose protein sequence is MSSTYNVSLSEKAVEDIGRLDGSIKKLVAKQLQALRSNPFKGESLGSKAGIDLNGCYKLYVHKKQVRIVYQVIDDELLVFVVGIGKRENLEVYKEIFKRLQSGQS